The following proteins come from a genomic window of Peptoniphilus equinus:
- a CDS encoding DUF4230 domain-containing protein, whose amino-acid sequence MKPIKRLCLILIVALLIAFAAFFYGKAQGAAESEPTITATLLKNELLAARELTTTKYHYTNMGSFTNQNTFYGYNVPFTKKQFIVAYEGIIHAGVDLSQATVTTRDGAVEVSLPKAVILSHDIDEASLKIFNEDASVFNPIKIEDYAGFAKDQKSQVEKDAVKKGLLVEANATAEDAVRDILRLIVSEDVVITIK is encoded by the coding sequence ATGAAACCCATTAAACGACTATGTCTCATTCTCATCGTCGCACTGCTCATTGCCTTTGCCGCGTTCTTTTACGGCAAAGCGCAGGGTGCGGCCGAATCCGAACCGACCATCACCGCCACCCTCTTGAAAAACGAACTCCTCGCCGCCAGGGAACTCACCACCACCAAGTACCACTACACCAATATGGGTTCCTTTACCAATCAGAATACCTTCTATGGCTATAACGTGCCCTTTACGAAAAAACAGTTCATCGTCGCCTATGAAGGCATCATTCACGCCGGTGTCGATTTGTCTCAAGCGACTGTCACCACACGGGACGGCGCCGTGGAGGTGAGCTTACCGAAAGCCGTCATTCTCTCCCATGACATCGACGAAGCCTCGCTTAAGATTTTTAATGAGGATGCCTCCGTCTTCAATCCCATCAAAATTGAAGACTATGCCGGCTTTGCAAAAGACCAAAAATCCCAAGTGGAAAAAGATGCCGTGAAAAAAGGTCTTTTAGTCGAAGCGAACGCTACAGCCGAGGACGCTGTAAGAGATATTCTTCGCCTGATCGTCTCTGAGGATGTGGTGATCACGATAAAATAG
- a CDS encoding MltG/YceG/YrrL family protein: MRFFTTLTDGIARILKWLAIIVILLLLIFIIKWKVDAVYYESISQENIHFGIVDGIKKTGNDIRYLISGDAEDAVQFDTVPEEEQVTINISEAMDVQAIADQLKDKGLIENSDVFKAMVNDMGLFNRFISGTYDIPKSSKALDTLLTLTGSTYREYDFEVKEGDNAASVAARLEEMGVISAAYAFVAQCEQLGVTNSFKPGQYTLSTPSKVVRIIEKLTQTTLEA; this comes from the coding sequence TTGCGCTTTTTTACAACACTTACTGACGGCATTGCGCGAATCCTTAAATGGCTCGCCATTATTGTCATTCTGCTGCTGCTCATCTTCATCATAAAATGGAAGGTGGATGCAGTGTACTATGAAAGTATTTCCCAAGAGAATATCCACTTCGGTATCGTCGACGGCATTAAGAAAACCGGAAACGATATTCGCTATCTCATCAGCGGCGACGCGGAAGATGCCGTTCAATTTGATACCGTGCCTGAGGAAGAACAAGTGACGATCAATATCTCCGAAGCGATGGACGTGCAGGCCATTGCCGATCAACTGAAAGACAAAGGTCTCATTGAAAACAGCGACGTATTTAAAGCCATGGTCAATGACATGGGACTGTTCAATCGCTTTATCAGCGGTACCTACGACATTCCCAAGTCTTCCAAGGCCTTAGATACCCTGCTCACTTTAACCGGCTCCACCTATCGGGAGTACGACTTTGAGGTCAAAGAAGGAGACAACGCCGCATCGGTGGCGGCTCGCTTAGAAGAGATGGGCGTCATCAGTGCCGCCTACGCCTTTGTGGCACAGTGCGAACAGCTCGGCGTCACCAACAGTTTTAAACCCGGACAGTATACCCTCTCCACCCCGTCAAAAGTCGTTCGCATCATCGAAAAACTCACCCAGACCACACTGGAAGCGTAA
- a CDS encoding PD-(D/E)XK nuclease family protein: MKIYKTSGDGRQLADLLRSHNQGRVTVAVPTIAGAKAMKNRMIRQMGGLSNVTFTGLSSLQKRPETISQAFKNYLVYTVLKDTSTEVLFLQQAIAAAVTEVIDLAKRSLVPPEPFLNHRDALLRDVGRIYSAYEEKLRTYHLKDENDAFDPKAFDTVILYGYANLSPLDIQFLAKLDRECDIHVVLPFYTEAACYADKLSERLQAQGGQVVVHEWAPATTVVAMLVPAEMGKQIKVSYECGHETMVVTSRDALDDMGLLMCREGITVSGLADSRLMSELKILAAYLLDKSHDHVMARSRLCYFPLGFDLHELDRLKFDAFVDLKALLVTESPRSMDAEALFETLAVLDSETVPQGTFAEYRQVLLPYLDTARRQMDAQFQALGDVSLYHRDRKALEFIDKQLLALEKYDDYFEPVEPKAYFEILFDALDRFTVPAEDNTLAVYAVDQSQMLWPDHLMVALDDGYPAYRERNFILARKSKALRVMGCDILSDEDRYALSLLYLNVLVQRAEHVSFVAVDKPSALYDAFECREVCCPVMSRDDEAVCVDSALHDTFKAQFQEEARWRSGKVELEGRALELLQELLQHRQMSVTGLEAYAKAPYDFLYLRLLGFQDNYYQDRYYMDRGIAYHNILERYFTHHRDYDDTALRELIHIEVADPVRRQIFYNNLSRYIPADLAAQGDFVPTAFEKEVVVDLGDYQLTGKVDRVDRGPKGMMIMDYKTSATPPKTEMGVTAFQIPLYMSALGAVGGRYGNIKKGSVDEYFRNTDVVGPLPRQSWSTPQFNQAMADCIHGATVLLQQMAGGVYDKFDTVDPLMKDMVRR; the protein is encoded by the coding sequence ATGAAAATTTATAAAACGTCCGGAGACGGCAGACAGCTTGCCGACCTCTTACGATCCCATAACCAAGGGCGGGTGACGGTGGCCGTTCCTACCATTGCAGGTGCTAAGGCCATGAAAAATCGGATGATTCGTCAGATGGGGGGCTTAAGCAATGTGACTTTCACAGGCCTCAGCTCCCTGCAAAAGCGTCCCGAAACCATCTCTCAAGCTTTCAAAAACTATTTGGTCTATACGGTATTAAAAGACACTTCGACAGAGGTGCTTTTTTTACAACAAGCCATCGCCGCCGCAGTGACAGAGGTCATTGATTTGGCCAAGCGGTCGTTGGTGCCTCCGGAGCCGTTCTTAAACCACCGTGACGCCCTCCTTCGAGATGTGGGACGTATTTACAGTGCCTATGAAGAGAAGCTTCGAACGTATCATTTAAAAGATGAGAATGACGCCTTCGATCCCAAGGCTTTTGATACGGTGATTCTCTACGGCTATGCCAACTTGAGTCCTCTTGACATTCAGTTTCTGGCGAAGCTGGACAGGGAGTGTGATATCCATGTGGTGCTGCCCTTTTATACCGAGGCCGCCTGTTATGCCGACAAGCTCAGTGAACGGCTGCAAGCTCAGGGCGGACAGGTGGTTGTTCATGAATGGGCACCGGCAACGACTGTCGTTGCTATGCTTGTGCCTGCCGAGATGGGCAAACAGATTAAGGTAAGCTATGAGTGCGGACATGAGACGATGGTTGTCACCTCCCGGGACGCTTTGGATGACATGGGTCTTTTGATGTGCAGGGAAGGCATTACGGTGAGCGGGCTTGCAGACAGCCGTCTGATGAGCGAATTGAAAATTTTGGCGGCGTATCTGTTGGACAAATCTCACGACCATGTGATGGCCCGCAGTCGCCTGTGTTATTTTCCTTTGGGTTTTGACCTTCATGAGTTGGATAGGTTGAAGTTCGATGCTTTTGTCGACTTGAAAGCACTGCTCGTAACCGAATCCCCTCGATCCATGGATGCGGAGGCACTTTTTGAAACCCTGGCAGTGCTGGACAGTGAAACGGTGCCTCAAGGCACTTTCGCCGAGTATAGGCAGGTTTTACTCCCATATCTTGACACGGCACGTCGGCAAATGGATGCTCAATTTCAAGCGCTGGGCGATGTCAGCCTGTATCACAGAGATCGCAAGGCTTTGGAATTTATTGACAAACAGCTCCTTGCTTTGGAAAAATATGACGACTACTTTGAACCGGTCGAGCCGAAGGCGTATTTTGAGATTTTATTTGATGCTTTGGATCGGTTTACCGTGCCGGCGGAAGATAACACGCTGGCTGTCTACGCCGTAGATCAAAGTCAAATGCTCTGGCCGGATCATCTCATGGTGGCCTTGGACGACGGCTATCCGGCATACCGTGAACGGAATTTCATCCTTGCCCGCAAGTCCAAGGCGTTGCGAGTCATGGGATGCGATATTCTTTCCGATGAGGACCGCTATGCACTCAGTCTTCTCTATCTTAACGTCTTGGTACAGCGAGCCGAGCATGTCAGTTTTGTCGCTGTGGACAAGCCGTCCGCCCTGTACGATGCCTTTGAATGCCGCGAGGTGTGTTGCCCTGTGATGTCTCGAGATGACGAAGCCGTGTGTGTGGACAGCGCACTCCATGACACCTTCAAAGCTCAGTTTCAGGAGGAGGCTCGGTGGCGTAGCGGGAAGGTGGAGCTGGAAGGCCGTGCTCTTGAACTTTTACAGGAGCTGCTGCAACATCGACAGATGTCCGTGACCGGCTTGGAAGCCTATGCCAAAGCGCCCTACGATTTTCTCTATCTTCGCCTTTTGGGTTTTCAAGATAATTACTATCAGGACCGCTACTACATGGATCGCGGTATCGCCTACCACAACATTTTGGAGCGATACTTTACACATCATCGAGACTATGACGACACGGCACTTCGGGAGCTCATTCATATTGAAGTGGCGGATCCCGTACGCCGTCAGATTTTTTATAACAATTTGAGCCGCTACATTCCTGCCGATCTGGCCGCTCAAGGCGATTTTGTGCCTACGGCGTTTGAGAAAGAAGTCGTGGTGGATTTAGGTGATTATCAGCTCACCGGCAAAGTCGATAGGGTGGATCGAGGCCCGAAGGGGATGATGATCATGGATTATAAGACTTCCGCCACACCGCCTAAAACCGAGATGGGCGTGACAGCTTTTCAAATTCCTCTTTATATGAGTGCCCTTGGCGCTGTCGGAGGGAGGTACGGCAATATAAAAAAAGGCAGTGTGGACGAGTACTTCAGAAATACCGATGTCGTCGGTCCGCTGCCTCGCCAAAGCTGGAGTACGCCGCAGTTCAACCAGGCGATGGCCGACTGTATCCATGGGGCGACCGTTCTGCTTCAACAGATGGCCGGCGGTGTCTATGACAAGTTTGACACGGTGGATCCGCTGATGAAAGATATGGTGCGACGATGA
- a CDS encoding butyryl-CoA:acetate CoA-transferase — translation MDYTKDYQSKLVTADKAASLVNSGDVIDYAWAGQTPVAIDAALAKRAGELKDVTVMGGVLLSAPEIFNADPEGDAFIWKTWHAGGADRNRINKTQGGFYAPLRYSELPRWYRENIRHINVAYVVATPMDKHGYFNIGLNASHLKAAAEIADVVVVEINEKLPVALGGVENVLHISEVDYIVEGDNPEIKELPAGSFSDVDRKVAELIVGEMVDGSCIQLGIGGMPNAVGSLIAESDLKDLGVHTEMLVDAFADLSNAGKITGAKKNIDRFRQTYAFAAGTKKLYDFIDNNPECMAATVGYTNDARVIAQLDNFVSINNAVNVDLFGQVSSESSGYKHISGAGGQLDFVLGAYLSKGGKSFICLSSTFHNKKTAQDESRIVLSFEEGSIITAARPNTHYIVTEHGLFNCKGKSTWERAEGIIGLAAPEFRDDLIKQAEKAGIWRNSNRR, via the coding sequence ATGGATTACACAAAAGATTATCAAAGTAAACTCGTGACGGCGGACAAAGCGGCATCTCTCGTCAATAGCGGCGATGTTATCGACTATGCGTGGGCAGGTCAAACACCGGTTGCGATTGATGCGGCGCTGGCCAAACGAGCCGGTGAATTGAAAGATGTTACCGTCATGGGTGGTGTCCTTCTCAGTGCGCCGGAAATTTTTAACGCCGATCCTGAAGGGGATGCCTTTATCTGGAAAACCTGGCATGCCGGAGGCGCTGATCGCAATCGTATCAACAAAACCCAAGGCGGGTTCTATGCGCCGCTGCGCTATTCGGAGTTGCCTCGCTGGTATCGTGAAAACATTCGACATATCAACGTAGCCTATGTCGTTGCGACACCGATGGACAAGCACGGCTATTTCAACATCGGTTTGAATGCCTCCCACCTAAAAGCCGCAGCTGAAATTGCTGATGTGGTTGTTGTTGAAATCAACGAAAAGTTGCCGGTAGCGCTTGGCGGTGTTGAAAATGTGCTGCATATTTCCGAGGTAGATTACATTGTCGAAGGGGATAATCCTGAAATCAAAGAACTGCCGGCCGGTTCATTCTCTGATGTGGATCGCAAAGTCGCTGAACTCATTGTCGGTGAGATGGTGGACGGCAGCTGTATTCAGCTTGGTATCGGCGGTATGCCTAATGCTGTAGGTTCGCTGATCGCTGAAAGTGATTTAAAAGACCTCGGCGTGCATACTGAAATGCTGGTTGATGCCTTTGCTGATCTTTCCAACGCAGGGAAAATTACCGGTGCGAAAAAAAATATCGATCGCTTCCGTCAAACCTATGCCTTTGCCGCAGGCACCAAGAAACTCTACGACTTCATTGACAACAACCCTGAGTGTATGGCCGCCACGGTAGGCTATACCAATGACGCTCGCGTCATTGCACAACTGGATAACTTTGTGAGCATCAACAACGCCGTCAACGTGGATCTCTTCGGACAAGTGTCCTCAGAGTCGTCAGGGTACAAACACATTTCCGGAGCCGGCGGACAGTTGGACTTCGTCTTGGGGGCCTATCTTTCCAAAGGCGGCAAGAGTTTTATCTGTCTGAGCTCCACATTCCACAATAAAAAAACGGCACAAGATGAGTCCCGCATCGTCCTGTCCTTCGAGGAAGGATCCATCATCACCGCCGCCCGTCCGAACACACACTATATCGTTACCGAGCACGGACTCTTTAACTGCAAGGGCAAGTCCACTTGGGAACGTGCCGAAGGTATTATCGGCTTAGCGGCACCTGAGTTCCGAGATGACTTGATCAAGCAGGCCGAAAAAGCCGGCATTTGGAGAAATTCCAACCGCAGATAA
- a CDS encoding RluA family pseudouridine synthase, with product MQTLTIGPNDANQRLDRFLKKLMPEATSSLLYKSIRKKNITVNGKKTDEKAIVQLGDEVNIYFSDETIEKFKGKARERRKAQNFPEIIYEDDNIILMNKPAGVLSHNDGKAYVPNMVDKMVDYLIATGSYSPRTEQTFRPAICNRLDRNTSGIIIGAKTAGALRSINRGLQTHAVDKHYYALVKGEVTEAFTDESALVKDSAVNRVRVQSGGKYSKTVFRPVAVSAYTLLDVELVTGRTHQIRTVLKRHDHPIVGDHKYGDPSTNGYFAKHFNYRSQFLHNFKVVFHAIEGLEYLDGRTFEVPLPDVEGKILEALFHENL from the coding sequence ATGCAGACATTAACCATTGGCCCAAACGATGCCAACCAACGCCTGGATCGCTTTTTGAAGAAATTGATGCCGGAAGCGACGTCCTCACTCCTCTATAAGTCGATACGCAAGAAGAATATCACCGTCAACGGCAAAAAGACGGATGAAAAAGCCATTGTCCAACTTGGAGACGAGGTCAATATTTATTTTTCCGACGAGACGATTGAAAAATTTAAAGGCAAAGCCAGGGAACGACGAAAAGCTCAAAATTTTCCTGAGATTATCTACGAAGATGACAATATTATCTTGATGAATAAGCCTGCCGGAGTACTGTCCCACAACGACGGCAAGGCTTATGTCCCAAACATGGTGGATAAAATGGTGGATTATCTTATCGCAACCGGCAGTTACAGTCCCCGCACCGAGCAGACGTTTCGCCCGGCGATTTGTAACCGGCTGGACCGCAACACGTCAGGTATTATTATCGGCGCAAAGACCGCAGGGGCGCTTCGTAGCATCAACCGCGGCCTGCAAACTCACGCCGTGGACAAACACTACTATGCTTTGGTCAAAGGGGAAGTGACCGAGGCATTTACCGATGAGTCCGCCCTGGTCAAAGACAGCGCCGTCAATCGGGTGCGCGTCCAATCCGGCGGCAAATATTCCAAAACAGTCTTTCGTCCTGTGGCCGTCAGTGCGTACACGCTTTTGGATGTGGAGCTCGTGACCGGGCGAACCCATCAGATTCGTACGGTCTTAAAGCGTCATGACCACCCCATCGTCGGGGATCACAAGTATGGCGATCCGTCCACCAACGGTTACTTTGCCAAGCACTTCAACTACCGCTCTCAGTTCCTCCACAATTTCAAGGTGGTCTTTCATGCTATTGAAGGTTTGGAGTATTTGGACGGACGCACGTTTGAGGTGCCTCTTCCCGATGTGGAAGGAAAAATTTTAGAGGCGTTGTTTCATGAAAATTTATAA
- a CDS encoding UvrD-helicase domain-containing protein gives MNLNPIQQQAVDTLDRDVVLLAGAGTGKTAVLTARYLKLLRRGVSPEAILAITFTNKAQEDMVRKIKAALEAEGMDRRFISRCHIYTIHGMAKMLIDTYPETTGRGGTAIVEEQEAVAMLRQAVKRVLRDKRDHPTLQALLIERGDERVETLAEDLIGLYFQLHNDHLAISELKALNEAYLNRGRGDWGGLKTLLDTYAGQCGGKSTFLKFYNSDEAKRILEEEDINGLMTVLANLGTNKKAADTIAAIEGAVRGFAGELERQNQAFHDAIVDCLTEADKVYSEMKLAQNVVDFNDLERLGLEVLTKEPVCFDYVMVDEFQDTSPIQVALLDALKANNPGLNRFIVGDGKQSIYAFRGGSLETFEAYSRRLVEEGALELELTENYRTNAALMADFNDLFAPILPYHPLTPAVQGNGGITPFADDEKVYETVASLIQQGVAPESIALLFRKTALMGEVQARFRDMGIDAVNTATAFAEGRNVHDVLIALKAVVKDDILTKLSFYKLPAFGMSESDIFLLGKGYRDYGILDGVLLDGAGKERFKQAQDTLDELRRLKHSVHLSDLVARTVVSLKLYEKNSVDAMAAATAPQDDAALDKLYTFAHTFEQDSGDILNFVRAVEAQRVDVQSRPGAVNLVTIHKSKGLEYDYVFLMEAGASYMTRGGSHRYNTGPDGLAVNGTVSLKFNDNKRRAEMVDQEEARRLFYVALTRGKKHCFYVHPDKPKKHSFIDFFNLSGFDHFSDEVIPEASAQAQAPIETERRDLRGVFEHTVPPLVEYFSATLFIEYQKDREAFFQNLMDMTPTTTYSEGGAHEVDPLLRGSIMHSYAQFQPRDHRAFIEERLHQAGIEPTPSMMADFEKLIETYSKADADILDREWEFYYPLGRGIIHGFIDRIEATEGGVVIADLKTGRVNASRLPHYTTQLEIYAYCYAKITGTCVKGLKIIALDEDKTFQVPLDWVNIEQTMEQFENFINAVLNYGGNYGLHKRLSK, from the coding sequence ATGAATTTAAATCCGATACAACAACAAGCTGTAGATACGCTGGACCGAGATGTGGTCCTTCTTGCCGGCGCCGGAACGGGGAAGACCGCCGTCTTAACGGCGCGCTATCTCAAGTTGCTGCGCCGCGGCGTCAGTCCCGAGGCAATCCTTGCCATTACTTTTACCAACAAGGCTCAGGAGGATATGGTTCGAAAAATCAAAGCGGCCTTGGAGGCGGAGGGGATGGACCGACGCTTTATCTCTCGCTGTCACATCTACACCATTCACGGCATGGCCAAGATGCTGATTGATACCTATCCCGAGACCACCGGACGGGGCGGCACGGCGATTGTGGAAGAACAGGAAGCTGTAGCCATGTTGCGACAGGCTGTGAAGCGAGTGCTACGAGACAAACGGGACCATCCCACACTACAGGCACTGCTGATTGAGCGCGGCGACGAACGGGTGGAGACTTTGGCTGAAGATCTCATCGGTCTGTATTTCCAGCTCCATAACGACCACCTCGCCATCTCGGAGCTCAAAGCGCTGAATGAGGCCTATTTAAATCGAGGCCGGGGCGACTGGGGCGGTCTCAAGACGCTTCTTGACACCTATGCCGGGCAGTGCGGCGGCAAGTCCACGTTTTTAAAATTTTATAACTCCGATGAGGCTAAGCGTATTTTGGAAGAGGAAGATATTAACGGTCTGATGACCGTCCTTGCCAATCTCGGCACCAACAAAAAGGCGGCGGATACCATTGCGGCTATTGAAGGCGCTGTGCGTGGGTTTGCCGGCGAGCTGGAGCGACAGAACCAAGCCTTTCACGATGCAATTGTGGACTGTCTTACTGAGGCGGATAAGGTCTACTCTGAGATGAAATTGGCACAAAATGTGGTGGACTTTAACGACTTGGAGCGGTTGGGACTTGAGGTGCTGACCAAAGAACCGGTGTGTTTTGACTATGTGATGGTGGATGAATTTCAAGACACCAGTCCCATTCAGGTGGCTCTCCTCGATGCATTAAAGGCGAACAATCCGGGGTTGAACCGCTTTATTGTCGGCGACGGCAAGCAGAGTATCTATGCCTTTCGAGGCGGCTCGCTTGAAACTTTTGAAGCCTATAGCAGGCGGCTTGTGGAAGAGGGGGCATTAGAGCTGGAACTCACGGAGAATTATCGCACCAATGCCGCTCTGATGGCAGATTTCAACGACCTCTTTGCACCGATACTGCCCTATCATCCCCTCACCCCTGCCGTACAAGGCAACGGCGGCATTACACCCTTCGCCGATGATGAGAAGGTTTATGAGACTGTGGCGTCGCTCATTCAACAGGGTGTAGCGCCGGAGTCCATTGCCCTGCTTTTTCGTAAGACTGCGCTTATGGGCGAGGTTCAGGCACGGTTTCGTGATATGGGCATTGATGCGGTCAATACCGCTACAGCCTTTGCCGAGGGTCGCAATGTCCACGATGTGCTCATTGCACTCAAAGCTGTGGTGAAAGACGACATTCTCACAAAGCTGAGCTTTTACAAACTGCCGGCCTTTGGTATGAGCGAGAGCGACATTTTTCTCTTAGGCAAAGGTTATAGGGATTATGGTATTTTGGACGGCGTGTTACTTGACGGTGCAGGCAAAGAGCGTTTTAAGCAGGCGCAGGACACACTGGATGAGCTGCGTCGGCTCAAGCATAGTGTACATCTTTCGGACTTGGTGGCACGTACTGTCGTCAGTCTCAAACTCTATGAAAAAAACAGTGTGGATGCGATGGCCGCAGCCACAGCACCCCAAGACGACGCGGCTCTTGACAAACTGTATACCTTTGCCCACACCTTTGAGCAGGACTCCGGCGATATTCTCAACTTCGTCCGTGCCGTGGAAGCTCAGCGCGTGGATGTGCAAAGCCGTCCGGGGGCCGTCAATCTGGTGACCATACACAAATCCAAAGGCTTGGAGTACGACTATGTCTTTTTAATGGAAGCCGGCGCAAGTTACATGACTCGAGGCGGCAGTCATCGCTACAACACCGGACCGGACGGATTGGCTGTCAACGGCACGGTCAGTTTAAAATTTAATGACAACAAGCGCCGGGCGGAGATGGTGGATCAGGAGGAAGCCCGCCGCCTCTTTTATGTGGCTTTAACCCGTGGCAAAAAGCACTGCTTTTATGTGCATCCCGACAAGCCAAAGAAGCACAGCTTCATCGACTTTTTTAACTTAAGCGGTTTTGATCATTTCAGTGACGAGGTGATCCCGGAGGCGTCCGCCCAAGCACAGGCGCCTATAGAAACTGAGCGGCGGGATCTTCGAGGCGTCTTTGAACATACGGTGCCGCCTCTTGTGGAGTATTTTTCCGCCACACTCTTCATTGAGTATCAAAAAGATCGGGAGGCTTTCTTCCAAAATCTCATGGACATGACGCCGACGACAACCTACAGCGAAGGTGGCGCACATGAAGTGGATCCCCTACTGCGCGGCTCGATTATGCACAGCTATGCGCAGTTTCAGCCGAGAGACCATCGTGCGTTTATTGAAGAGCGCCTTCATCAGGCAGGCATTGAGCCCACACCGAGTATGATGGCGGATTTTGAAAAACTCATCGAGACCTACAGTAAAGCCGATGCAGACATACTGGATCGGGAGTGGGAATTTTACTATCCTCTGGGACGAGGCATCATCCATGGCTTTATCGATCGGATCGAGGCCACGGAAGGCGGCGTTGTCATTGCGGATCTGAAAACCGGTCGAGTGAATGCGTCACGATTGCCCCACTATACCACTCAGCTTGAAATTTATGCGTACTGTTATGCAAAGATTACCGGGACATGTGTGAAAGGCCTAAAAATTATAGCCTTAGACGAAGATAAAACGTTCCAAGTCCCTTTGGATTGGGTAAACATTGAACAGACTATGGAACAATTCGAAAACTTTATCAATGCAGTACTAAACTACGGAGGAAACTATGGATTACACAAAAGATTATCAAAGTAA